A genome region from Haliotis asinina isolate JCU_RB_2024 chromosome 11, JCU_Hal_asi_v2, whole genome shotgun sequence includes the following:
- the LOC137256393 gene encoding integumentary mucin A.1-like has translation MTTPETTTTSDTNTRIPQTTPTTSDAVTTTHERTTTAGTATTTPQTTTTGDKTTTPPQTTNTSDTITTTPETTTTGEIISSTPETTTAGEIISTTPETTTTGATPTTTPETTTTDDTTTTTPETTTTGDTITETPQTTTTGDTITETPQTTTTCDTITETPQTSTTGDTITETPQTTTTGDIITTKPQTTTTGDTSTKKPQTTTTGDVTSTTPEITTTGDTITMPETTTTGDTITTRLQTRTTAAGTSTTDIRTTDTAVSDLGVCYARCDKAETLSPSPEEFKKVVQSLILPKKKLSQQIAARISTNNTESQQKMGLCFCVILLVPYMFLIVWDLLDLLRYINREWLSNNRKRFFSKC, from the exons ATGACAACACctgaaacaactactacaagTGACACAAACACGAGAATACCTCAAACAACTCCTACTACTAGTGATGCTGTAACGACAACACATGAAAGAACTACCACAGCTGGCACAGCTACCACGACACCTCAAACAACTACTACAGGTGACAAAACTACCACACCACCTCAAACAACTAATACAAGTGACACAATCACCACAACACctgaaacaactactacaggGGAAATAATCAGTTCAACACCTGAAACAACTACTGCAGGGGAAATAATCAGTACAACACctgaaacaactactacaggTGCCACACCTACCACAACACctgaaacaactactacagatgacacaactaccacaacacctgaaacaactactacag GTGATACAATCACCGAAACTCCTCAAACAACTACTACAGGTGATACAATCACCGAAACTCCTCAAACAACTACTACATGTGATACAATCACCGAAACTCCTCAAACAAGTACTACAGGTGATACAATCACCGAAACTCCTCAAACAACTACTACAGGTGACATTATCACCACAAAACCTCAAACAACTACTACTGGTGACACAAGCACCAAAAAACCGCAAACAACTACTACTGGTGACGTAACTAGTACAACACCTGAAATAACTACTACAGGCGACACAATCACGATGCCTGAAACAACTACGACAGGTGACACGATCACCACAAGGCTTCAAACAAGGACTACAGCAGCTGGAACTTCTACTACAGATATCAGAACTACTGACACAGCAG TCAGTGACCTTGGCGTCTGCTATGCACGATGTGACAAAGCAGAAACATTATCACCATCACCAGAGGAGTTTAAGAAAGTGGTTCAATCTCTGATTCTTCCTAAAAAGAAACTCTCACAGCAAATAGCAGCAAGAATATCCACCAACAACACAGAGAGTCAACAGAAAATGGGGCTATGCTTCTGTGTCATCTTGCTGGTACCATACATGTTCCTCATAGTCTGGGACCTCCTTGACCTCTTGCGGTACATCAACAGGGAGTGGCTCAGCAATAACAGGAAGAGGTTTTTTAGCAAATGTTAA
- the LOC137256392 gene encoding mucin-2-like, translating to MTTPEITTTGDTTTTTSQTTTTGNTTTITPKGTTTGDTTTTSQTITTTTETPTTGDTMIATPETATTGEIIILTTPEETPTRDTATTTPKTTTTGATTTKTPQTTTEGDKTTRTPQTTTTRDTITKTPKTTNARETITTTPETTTAKTRTTAPEKTTIGETITTKTATTPTAEATTTTPDTDNTITTPLQTPPTVETVTTTPQTTITSDIITTKPQTTITGDTSTTKPQTTTTGDITTTTPEKNTTGQTITTTPNKTTTGNTITTTSQTTTIGNTIPETTTTDETITTKPETTTTDKTITTTPETNTTDETITTKPETTTIGKKITTTPEKTTTDETITTKPETNTTGDTISTTHERTTVNEAIKTTATTTTVEATTTTPDTDDTITTPLQTPPTVETVTTTPQTTITSDIITTKPQTTITGDTSTTKPQTTTTGDITTTTPEKNTTGQTITTTPNKTTTGNTITTTSQTTTIGNTIPETTTTDETITTKPETTTTDKTITTTPETNTTSETITTTPETNTTGNTITATLESITPSDTIKRTTEKTITGDEPTKTPEKTTTDETITTKPETTTIGKKITTTPEKTTTDETITTKPETNTTGDTISTTHERTTVNDAIKTTETTTRADTPSTTPDKTTTGNTITTTSQTTTTESPHNLKQVQQVTQTPEEMKKVLLVTQS from the exons ATGACAACACCTGAAATAACTACTACAGGTGACACAACTACCACAACATCTCAAACAACTACTACAGGCAACACAACCACCATAACACCTAAAGGAACCACTACAGGTGACACAACCACTACAAGCCAAACAATCACCACAACAACTGAAACACCTACTACAGGTGACACTATGATCGCAACACCAGAAACAGCTACTACAGGTGAAATTATAATCCTCACAACACCAGAAGAAACACCTACAAGGGATACAGCCACCACAACACCTAAAACAACTACTACAGGTGCCACAACCACCAAAACACCTCAAACAACTACTGAAGGTGACAAAACCACCAGAACACCTCAAACAACTACTACAAGAGACACAATCACCAAAACACCTAAAACAACTAATGCACGTgaaacaatcacaacaacacCTGAAACAACTACAGCTAAAACACGAACCACAGCACCTGAAAAAACTACTATAGGTGAAACAATCACCACAAAAACTGCAACAACTCCTACAGCTGAAGCAACTACCACAACACCTGACACAGATAACACAATCACCACACCACTTCAAACACCTCCTACAGTTGAAACAGTCACCACAACTCCTCAAACAACTATTACAAGTGACATAATCACCACAAAACCTCAAACAACTATTACTGGTGACACAAGCACCACAAAACCTCAAACAACTACTACAGGTGACATAACTACCACAacaccagaaaaaaatactacaGGTCAAACAATCACCACAACACCTAACAAAACAACTACAGGCAACACAATCACCACAACATCTCAAACAACTACCATAGGTAACACAATACctgaaacaactactacagATGAAACAATCACCACAAAACCTGAAACAACAACTACAGATAAAACAATCACCACAACACCTGAAACAAATACTACAGATGAAACAATCACCACAAAACCTGAAACAACAACTATAGGTAAAAAAATCACCACAACACCTGAAAAAACTACTACAGATGAAACAATCACCacaaaacctgaaacaaatacTACTGGTGACACAATCAGTACAACACACGAAAGAACTACTGTAAATGAAGCAATCAAGACAACTGCAACAACTACTACAGTTGAAGCAACTACCACAACACCTGACACAGATGACACAATCACCACACCACTTCAAACACCTCCTACAGTTGAAACAGTCACCACAACTCCTCAAACAACTATTACAAGTGACATAATCACCACAAAACCTCAAACAACTATTACTGGTGACACAAGCACCACAAAACCTCAAACAACTACTACAGGTGACATAACTACCACAacaccagaaaaaaatactacaGGTCAAACAATCACCACAACACCTAACAAAACAACTACAGGCAACACAATCACCACAACATCTCAAACAACTACCATAGGTAACACAATACctgaaacaactactacagATGAAACAATCACCACAAAACCTGAAACAACAACTACAGATAAAACAATCACCACAACACCTGAAACAAATACTACCAGTGAAACAATCACCACGACACCTGAAACAAATACTACAGGCAACACAATCACTGCAACACTTGAAAGTATAACTCCAAGTGACACAATCAAGAGAACAACTGAAAAAACAATTACAGGCGATGAACCTACCAAAACACCTGAAAAAACTACTACAGATGAAACAATCACCACAAAACCTGAAACAACAACTATAGGTAAAAAAATCACCACAACACCTGAAAAAACTACTACAGATGAAACAATCACCacaaaacctgaaacaaatacTACTGGTGACACAATCAGTACAACACATGAAAGAACTACTGTAAATGACGCAATCAAGACAACTGAAACAACTACTAGAGCTGACACACCTTCCACAACACCTGACAAAACAACTACAGGCAACACAATCACCACAACATCTCAAACAACTACCACAG AATCACCACACAATCTGAAACAAGTGCAACAGGTGACACAAACACCAGAAGAAATGAAAAAAGTTCTACTGGTGACACAATCATGA